Proteins found in one Mytilus edulis chromosome 2, xbMytEdul2.2, whole genome shotgun sequence genomic segment:
- the LOC139512575 gene encoding mitochondrial calcium uniporter regulator 1-like, whose amino-acid sequence MTQRVLGRLSSQKLKHFIGERLSNSQNVVDFKSQHISELHHIRHYVGRTSQNKSFIFFKLDNIIETKLDDTRLLSKRFNSSKYDHVDAKATPISEPQTTAISETQTLGSNTAISEPQTIANTTSISEPQTAASTTLQFSTSAGPTKVQAIPDKATISSSSLQSDEWRSINPAATKEVKLFYFDTLSLANKFHSKGFSREQSVCMVEAFIEVLNTSIEHHTKNMVTKPQQEIMVQQLMAQIGAVKKDMVILEKSEFTMLRNENQMQTAEILQMKTYVTDEISKLKGHVKLDINLERSRSMEAHAENEKQLQIVRNKIDTDVANLKTTYEQYRNDIIKNTVGTIVSCTLVALAALRLMG is encoded by the coding sequence ATGACACAAAGAGTGTTAGGAAGACTTTCTTCtcaaaagttaaaacattttATCGGAGAAAGATTATCAAATTCGCAAAACGTAGTCGACTTTAAAAGTCAGCATATTTCAGAATTGCATCATATCAGACATTATGTTGGACGTACAAGCCAAAACAAGTCATTCATATTCTTTAAACTAGACAATATAATAGAAACAAAATTGGATGATACAAGATTACTTTCAAAAAGATTTAATTCCTCAAAGTATGATCATGTAGATGCAAAGGCTACCCCCATATCCGAACCTCAGACAACTGCCATATCTGAAACACAAACACTTGGCAGCAATACTGCCATATCAGAACCACAGACAATAGCCAACACTACCTCAATATCTGAACCACAGACGGCTGCCAGTACCACTTTACAATTTTCCACATCAGCTGGTCCAACAAAGGTTCAAGCTATACCGGATAAAGCAACAATTTCTAGTTCTTCCCTTCAATCAGATGAATGGAGATCTATAAATCCGGCAGCAACTAAAGAAGTAAAACTCTTCTATTTTGACACCTTAAGTTTAGCAAACAAGTTTCACAGCAAGGGGTTTTCAAGAGAACAATCCGTTTGCATGGTGGAGGCATTTATTGAGGTTCTCAATACATCAATTGAACATCATACTAAGAACATGGTTACAAAACCTCAACAGGAAATCATGGTTCAACAACTTATGGCACAGATTGGTGCAGTGAAAAAAGACATGGTTATATTAGAAAAAAGTGAATTTACTATGTTGCgaaatgaaaatcaaatgcaAACTGCTGAAATCCTTCAAATGAAAACTTATGTAACTGATGAAATATCAAAGCTGAAAGGTCACGTCAAACTAGATATTAATTTAGAGAGGAGTAGGTCTATGGAGGCACAtgcagaaaatgaaaaacaattgcaAATTGTACGTAACAAAATTGATACAGATGTTGCTAATTTAAAAACTACATATGAACAATATAGAAATGATATAATAAAGAATACTGTAGGTACTATTGTGTCTTGTACACTGGTGGCATTAGCTGCACTGAGATTAATGGGTTAA
- the LOC139512574 gene encoding uncharacterized protein, which yields MFSNVSLPAQENEDIIEKTIKRNKTNTSTDNDYSIQCSPKKKHTETENKKTEKSEIEKTEKSGFERLKFDNQTTFDIKCSESKPWISSIDELPNGNVVLTDFCNCKLYVYNQSLEIYKAIDVSGKPCAIAVINSDKIAVTLQEKKSVALVNILTRKTFRYLNVEDSCHGITYTDDNLVLNCLEKGLTFISLDGAVQNTISDVTGEAYLCSSDNGNIYCAVYWSHKVLCFNRQGDEIYSFSNLTMKCIRGISVDHQGQVFTSEFGKNKIHVINSEGTKSHVILSKKHGINKPLCVHFNRNDMCLYVSNNDGESVSMYKLDSSSE from the coding sequence ATGTTCAGCAACGTTTCACTTCCTGCTCAAGAAAATGAGGACATAATTGAGAAAacgataaaaagaaacaaaactaaTACAAGTACTGATAATGATTATAGTATACAGTGCTCTCCTAAGAAGAAACACActgaaacagaaaacaaaaaaacagaaaaaagtgAAATTGAGAAAACAGAAAAGAGTGGATTTGAAAGACTAAAATTTGACAATCAAACaacatttgatataaaatgtTCCGAAAGTAAGCCCTGGATTAGTAGCATTGATGAGCTTCCAAATGGAAATGTTGTTTTGACGGACTTTTGTAACTGTAAGCTGTATGTTTATAATCAGAGTTTAGAAATATATAAAGCTATTGATGTAAGTGGAAAACCTTGTGCAATAGCAGTGATAAATAGTGACAAAATTGCtgttacattacaagaaaagaaatcTGTGGCACTTGTAAACATTCTGACTAGAAAAACGTTCCGATATTTGAATGTCGAAGACAGTTGCCATGGAATTACGTATACCGATGACAACCTCGTTTTGAACTGTCTAGAAAAAGGGTTAACGTTTATCAGTTTGGACGGTGCTGTGCAAAATACAATTTCTGATGTTACAGGCGAAGCTTATTTGTGTTCATCTGACAATGGTAATATTTACTGTGCTGTATATTGGTCACATAAAGTCTTGTGCTTCAATAGACAAGGCGACGAGATATATTCCTTTTCTAATCTGACAATGAAATGTATTAGAGGTATATCGGTTGATCATCAAGGACAAGTTTTTACAAGTGagtttggaaaaaataaaattcatgttATCAATTCCGAGGGAACAAAATCACACGTGATTCTCTCGAAGAAGCATGGAATAAACAAGCCGCTGTGTGTACATTTCAACCGAAATGACATGTGTTTGTACGTTTCAAATAATGACGGAGAATCAGTTTCAATGTACAAATTAGATTCTTCCTcggaataa
- the LOC139512590 gene encoding homeobox even-skipped homolog protein 1-like, with translation MQGSLPTSPNSSPNMSLSDTSVTEDGLKIADPCRKLSNSLEKRIDFPDSPQSECSDSSNGDGTPERSCFGKYKESSQDQRDLRRYRTAFTKEQLNRLEKEFLKENYVSRPKRCELAAELNLSESTIKVWFQNRRMKDKRQRMAMTWPYGIPADPQVYAYLAAAAAAQASYPYGFPNPAAMSYPGIGLHGFQSSGSSAFSPLPSHLQPRLDLLHSMSSPIHRPFVGLETNSPLRPVPGFDTSSPIYRHGLESLHRPVSIPESRSPLSSSPPTSSVSSVPKMHFPWMETSHSSGVCGIAAGKPCTCGVPNLGLSSSLAPPAGFLSSPPSLSLHKPVLTKPEVERS, from the exons atgcaaggaTCATTACCAACTTCGCCCAACAGTTCTCCAAACATGTCGCTCAGTGATACTTCAGTTACTGAAGATGGACTTAAAATTGCTGATCCTTGTAGAAAATTGTCCAATTCTTTGGAAAAGAGAATAGATTTTCCAGATTCACCACAATCAGAATGTTCCGATAGTTCCAATGGTGATGGTACTCCAGAAAGATCTTGCtttggaaaatataaag aaagtTCACAAGACCAGAGAGATTTAAGAAGGTACAGAACTGCTTTCACTAAAGAACAACTTAATAGACTCGAGAAAGAATTTCTGAAAGAAAACTATGTGTCTAGACCTAAAAGATGCGAACTTGCAGCAGAATTGAATTTATCCGAAAGTACCATTAAG GTCTGGTTCCAAAACAGACGAATGAAGGACAAAAGACAACGTATGGCTATGACATGGCCTTATgggataccagctgatccacagGTATATGCCTACCTTGCCGCCGCTGCAGCCGCACAAGCATCCTATCCATATGGATTTCCAAATCCTGCCGCTATGTCATACCCTGGTATCGGTCTCCATGGATTTCAATCATCCGGGAGCTCTGCATTCTCACCATTGCCCAGTCATTTACAGCCACGCTTAGACCTTTTACACAGTATGAGTAGTCCCATTCATCGCCCATTTGTTGGACTAGAAACCAATTCACCATTACGACCAGTTCCAGGATTTGACACGAGTTCACCAATATACAGACACGGACTAGAGTCACTTCATCGTCCAGTTTCAATCCCTGAATCAAGGTCACCATTGTCAAGTTCACCACCAACTTCATCCGTCTCTTCAGTACCTAAAATGCATTTTCCTTGGATGGAAACGTCACATTCGTCTGGAGTTTGTGGTATTGCTGCCGGCAAGCCATGTACATGCGGTGTGCCAAATTTAGGACTTTCTTCCTCACTGGCACCACCAGCGGGCTTCCTATCCTCACCACCATCTTTGAGCTTACATAAACCAGTTTTAACGAAACCGGAAGTTGAGAGATCGTAA